One genomic region from Pogoniulus pusillus isolate bPogPus1 chromosome 40, bPogPus1.pri, whole genome shotgun sequence encodes:
- the CCDC103 gene encoding coiled-coil domain-containing protein 103 has product MEAADGLDTAVLEQELLAAVAADEQRARENEAKLRALRQGVSSYEEFRSIVLAAHLKPLQRKDKVEKGRNVLWNPCAAQAKALQGSEVEIPQELDQLPGTSADFYRAWRRCAKSSTEKYHLLLALGGEALGRIFQADLGFGLLGEFLKVLSENLCHEDRGSVLQLLQSLAGTGRFGLNVALLSRAEKESSRDLFGKLQSMGRGQGSADHPGSTASCEAEREAHLMDTRLQKEAEEERMMMELMRRYQVS; this is encoded by the exons ATGGAGGCAGCTGATGGCCTGGACACGgcggtgctggagcaggagctgctggcagcggtGGCGGCAGACGAGCAGCGGGCGAGGGAGAACGAGGCCAAGCTGCGGGCCCTGCGCCAGGGAGTGTCCTCCTACGAGGAGTTCAG gagcattgtgctggcagcacaccTGAAGCCCCTGCAGAGGAAGGACAaggtggagaaggggaggaatgTGCTGTGGaatccctgtgcagcccaggcCAAGGCCCTGCAGGGCAGCGAGGTGGAGATCCCCCAG GAGCTGGATCAGCTGCCTGGAACCTCTGCCGACTTTTACAGAGCCTGGCGCCGCTGCGCGAAGAGCAGCACGGAAAAGTACCAccttctgctggcactgggaggGGAGGCCCTGGGCAGGATCTTTCAGGCTGACCTGGGCTTTGGCCTGCTGGGTGAGTTCCTGAAGGTGCTGTCAGAgaacctctgccatgaggacagaggcagcgtgctgcagctcctgcagagcctggcgGGCACTGGGCGCTTCGGGCTAAACGTGGCCCTGCTGAGCCGGGCGgagaaggagagcagcagggatttGTTTGGGAAGCTCCAGAGcatgggcagggggcaggggagcGCTGAccaccctggcagcacagccagctgtGAAGCAGAGAGGGAAGCCCACCTCATGGACACGAGGTTGCAGAAGGAAGCCGAGGAGGAAAGGATGATGATGGAGCTGATGCGACGTTACCAGGTCagctga